GACAACTTTACTTTTCTCCAACAATTTCTCGATGTCTTTATAGTCGTAATAAAGGGCGCCTCCCATCTTTGTATACGGCAATGTTCCATTATCCCTTAGCGTCTGTAGCGTTCCCGCCGAGAGATTCAACATCTTTCTCACTTCATAGGACTTCAACCATTTTCTCTCAGCAGGATGCAGCTGCGCCTTCAATAGTTCCTCAATTTCCTTCAGTAGTTCCGCTTTGAATTTAATGAGATCCTCAAAAGTGATCCAAGGAACATTTGAATGCTGGTTACGAGTGGTATCTATATCTCCTTTCATAAAAATGCGGTTTGCAACAATTTCGTATTGTCGCAAGACCGCATTCTACAGATCGCACCATGTGGCAATAAAAAATCACCTCAAATTGGACGGGCGTGAGTTGCTAATAAACTCGCCAGGACTTGGAAGCATCTTCCGCTTATCAGTTGCAATTTGTACTTTAATCATTGCTTCCTCAGCCATTTCCTCATCAACCATCGTATACAAGTCGGTTGTTGTAAGTTTTGTGTGCCCCATTATTTCCTTGATTATTTTAATATCAACTCCTGCTTTAATGGCATAATAGCCAAAAGTGTGTCGCGCCCTATGAAACCTTAAAGGGAAACCGATCCCGAAAATCTCTGTAAGAATTTTCAAACACCGGTTAACATGCTGATTCGTTACTGGGGGAAACACAGTCCCATTGGCCACTGATTCCGGCCGGTCCTTATACTTCTTAACTAAAGCAACAGCCTGGTCAATTAAAGGGACAGCCTCCAATTCTATTGTCTTTTGTCGGTACATTGTACACCAAAACTTTCCATTGGAACTTATCTCGAAATCATTCATTGAAAGACGGGAAACTTCAGCAAAAGCAAATCCGGTGAAACAACTAAACATAAACAAATCCCTGACATAATCCAGCTGGGGATCACTGAGTCGTTTTGTTTCAATTAATTTGAGCTGATGGGGACGTAATTTTACCTTTGGAACTTTTGCACGACTTACCTTGAACTTACTGAATGGTGCCTGTTTAAACCAACCCAAATTCTCACCCCACTTAATAATGCCTTTAAATCGTTCAAGGTGATGAGCTAATCCGTTGCCTTTACATGGTTTAGATTTATCTATCGGATTTTGAATGATGTATGCCTCCAAATCTAACATAAACTCATAATTTAATACTTTAATATGAGCGTCTTTCTGCTTGAATTGGTGTTGAACAAAATTCAGCACGTACTTCCGAGTTGTTATAAAATTCTTCCAGGTACCCGCCTTTAATTCCGGCATAAACTTTTTCTCGTGCCTTTCGAAAAGTTTATCAATTGTATGCCCCTTGTTGCTTTTACCCGTATATGCATCTTTTACCTGAAGGGCAGTAACATGCTCCTGGGTTTCTGAAAGATTCCTGAATAGATTACGAACTTTCGTTCTCACGTTTTGGATATAGTTGTTTATATCTTTAGCTTCTTGGTTTTTACCCCTAACGGATTCTGAATCAGGATCCCATTTTTCTGCTGAAATAAATTCGCCTAGAGAAAATTCTTTGGGGGGACCGTCAATTGTGATCCGTCCGAAGATGCAAACCCGGTTAGCATCTTTTTTGTCTTTCCGAGTGATAAAATCCAGGCTGAGAGTGTGAGCTGCCATTGTTTTTGAATTTTGATGGTGATTGAATTGATTTTTCTCCGAAGGCAGACCTGTTACTGTGGGGGAGTAAAAAAACAAATTCAAAACTCATCAAAACGCATCAAATTAAATGACGCAAAGCGATGGCTATCAGTAGAATAAGCGGAATGCCGTGAGTAAAAATAAGCCTAAATAAAACTCACGGAATAACTCACAGATAGATTGTAATGGATTGATATGATTTGATATGCGGGAAAAACAAGAAAGCCCGTAAACATTGTGTTTTACGAGCTTTCTATGGAGACTGGGCTCCTGAAGGTCGTCCTGTCGGGACAATTTTCGAACCACTTTTTGGAGGATTTGAGGAAATTGGTTTCAGAAAAAAGCTATTAATACCAGCTAAATATGGGGGTTGAAAAACCCTGTATTTTTTATACAATGTTGCAAAAACATAATTTTTTTCGCGAATTATAGTTAACGTTTTTGTTACCATTTGTTTTGTGGTTCAGGATATCTGAAGAACGACTTTATGAAGCAAATCTGTTATCCATAGGGCATTTCTCCGGTTACTCGAACATTTTGTCGGCTATTAACTAACTAATCAGCTCGATTCTATTAACCACCCCATTTTAGAGAAAATAGTATCTATAAGGAAAAAAAGTGATTTTTGCAACAGTATTGCACGGATTTTTTTCTTAAATTTGCACTTGCATGAAATGGATAGCAACCATATTAGTAATTTACTTCACGGCACTTTTCGGTGCTCCGTGCAGCGATGCTAAGAATGTTTGTGCGGAACTAAAATCTCCATCCAAAGACCTTAGTCATAATCATAATCAAGACAAAGACGATAATTGTTCCCCGTTTTGCCAGTGCACTTGTTGCAGTGTTTCAGTAACCTCCTTTAAGTTTAACTTACCAGAATTTAATATCCCTTTACGAGAATTTAAAGCCAAAAAGGGTTCAATAAGGGATTGTTTTTTTGTTTCCAACTACTCCGGAAATATTTGGCAGCCGCCGAGATTTAACGCTTAATTTCTTTTAGATCGTGTCTTATCGTTTGATATGCATTTTGTGCATATCGTCCGTAACATCATTGCTTTTCGGCTTTGATCAGGTGTTGTACAATTTACGTATAACAATACACAGCACGCATCTTTCCCGCCTTTTTCCATTCTGAGAAAAGGACTACATATCTTTTTACTAAGCGTTAAATAACAAAATACACTGTGTTAGATCGTATTATTAAATTCAGTATAAAGAACAAAATCATTATTGGTTTAATGACTTTGTTACTTATAATATGGGGAGCGTGGAGTGCCACCAAATTGCCCATAGATGCCGTCCCTGATATTACCAACAATCAGGTTCAGATATTTACTACCTGTCCAACATTGGCAGGACAAGAAGTAGAACAACTGGTAACCTTTCCCATAGAGCAAAGTATTGCCAATGTTCCGAAGATCGAAGAAATACGCAGCATTTCCCGTTTCGGACTTTCGGTGATAACCGTTGTTTTTGAAGAGGAAGTAGACATATATTTTGCCAGGCAGCTCATTAATGAAAGACTAAAAGAGGCTGTTGATAAAATACCTCAGGGAATCGGAACGCCGGAAATGGCACCAGTCAGTACAGGTTTAGGTGAAGTGTACCAGTATATCATTCACCCTAAAAAGGGAAGCGAAAAGAAGTACAACGCAAAAGACCTTCGCACGATGCAGGATTGGATCGTTGCCAGGCAATTATATGGTACTCCGGGTATTGCCGAAGTGAACAGCTTTGGAGGTCAATTGAAGCAATACGAAGTTGCTGTGAATCCCGATAGGTTGAGAGCAATGGGAGTAAGTATCCCGGATATTTTTACAGCTCTTGAAAAGAACAACCAGAACACGGGGGGGCATATATCGACAAAAAGCCAAATGCCTATTTTATCAGAGGTATAGGTCTGGTAACGTCTTTAGATGACGTTAGAAGGATTGTGGTCAAAAATTCCGGAGCCGTGCCAATATATATTAATGACGTTGCTGAAGTAAAATTTGGCAACGCAGTAAGGTATGGCGCTTTAACTTATAATGGAGAAGTAGACGCTGTAGGCGGCGTAGTGATGATGTTGAAAGGGGAAAACAGTAACGAGGTGGTTAAGCGGATAAAAGAAAAGCTGCCTACTATTCAGCAGTCGCTACCTGATGATATTACGATCGAACCATACCTGGACAGGACTGATCTTGTGGGTCGTGCTATCAGTACAGTGGAAAAGAATTTGATTGAAGGAGCGCTGATAGTGATTTTTGTACTGGTATTGTTCCTTGGGAATTTCCGGGCCGGATTGATCGTAGCATCTGCCATTCCCCTTGCAATGTTATTTGCACTTGGAATGATGAACGTATTCGGAGTGAGCGCCAACCTGATGAGTTTGGGAGCTATAGACTTCGGGCTGATCGTAGATGGGGCTGTTATCGTCGTTGAAGCTACCATGCACCATCTTGGTCTGCGAAAATCGACGGCCAAGCTGACTCAATCTGAAATGGATGATGAAGTATTTACCTCGGCGTCCAAAATACGTACCAGTGCTGCTTTTGGAGAAATCATTATCCTCATTGTATATATCCCCATTCTTACTTTGGTTGGTGTTGAAGGCAAAATGTTCCGCCCAATGGCCCAGACAGTTGGCTTTGCCATTTTCGGAGCATTGATATTATCACTGACCTATATCCCTATGATGTGTGCTTTGTTTTTATCAAAGAAACCCAGTCACAAACGCACATTTAGTGACAAGATGATGGGCAGATTACAAAGTTGGTATCAACCATTGTTACAAAAAGCTATCCGGATTAAATATGTTGTAGTGGGTGTCACCGTTGGCATTTTTGCTATTGCCATATTTTTCTTCAGCAGAATGGGTGGAGAGTTCATTCCTCAACTACAAGAGGGAGACTATGCGTTTCACTGTATTCTACCACAGGGAAGTTCCTTGAATCAAAGTATCGAAACTTCCATGCAGGCTTCGCGAATTATCAAACAATTCGATGAAGTCAAGATGGTTGTAGGTAAAACAGGCGCAGCCGAAGTGCCTACAGATCCGATGCCTCCTGAAGCTACAGACTTAATGGTCGTCCTTAAACCTCAGGATGAATGGAAATCTGAACGAAGTTATACGGAGCTAGCAGAAGCTATAATGGAAAAATTGGAAGTTATACCCGGCGTGTTCTTTGAAAAGAACCAGCCGATACAGATGCGTTTTAATGAGCTGATGACTGGAATCAGACAGGATGTAGCAGTCAAGATATTTGGGGAGAATATCGATACGCTAGCATCTTATGCGCAAGAAGTAAGTGAGGTTATTCAAAGTGTACCCGGAGCAACTTCTCCTCAAGTTGAACGGGTTAGCGGGCTTCCGCAGATCAATGTTGAATATGATCGCACCCGAATTGCCAACTACGGATTGACAATACAGGACGTAAATGATGTGGTAAGTACTGCTTTTGCTGGCAAAAGCTCGGGCCAAGTGTATGAAAACGAAAGGCGATTTGATTTGGTTGTCCGGTTGGATAGTGCACATAGAAGTAGCATAGATGATGTAAATAACCTGATGATACCTACAAGTACAGGCATACAAATACCTCTATCACAGATTGCAAATGTTGAATACAAGTTGGGGCCTGCGCAAATAAGCCGGGAAGCAGGAAAACGTCGTATTGTTATAGGTTTCAACGTTTCGGGCAGAGATGTACAGAGTGTCGTGGAAGATATACAGCAACAATTATCAGCTAAAGTCAAGCTGCCTTCAGGATATTACTTCACCTACGGTGGACAGTTTGAGAATCTGAAAAAAGCGAGTGACCGCTTGATGATCGCAGTTCCTGTTTCACTACTGCTAATTTTTATGTTATTGTATTTCACGTTTCACTCCTTTAAGCAAGCTACATTAATATTTACGGCAATTCCTATGAGCGCTATTGGAGGCGTCTTTGCATTAATGCTTCGGGGGATGCCTTTCAGCATCAGTGCTGGTATCGGATTTATTGCCCTGTTTGGGGTTGCTGTATTAAATGGTATCGTGCTAATAGGAACGTTCAATCAGTTAAAAAAAGAAGGTATGAATGATGTGTTCCAAAGGGTCAAGGAAGGTACGATGACCCGTTTGCGACCGGTATTAATGACGGCAACAGTGGCTTCTTTGGGCTTTTTGCCAATGGCAATCAGTACCAGTGCCGGTGCGGAGGTACAAAAGCCCTTGGCAACCGTGGTAATAGGCGGATTGATTACGGCGACATTTTTGACACTGTTTGTATTGCCACTCCTGTACATCATCTTCAATTCAAAAGTAAATATCAAAGGCAAAGGCGGTATGAAAACGACAGCAGTGGTTGTCTTACTGTGTCTGGCAGGCTTTTCATCTGTCAATGCACAACAACCACAGCGTATTTCAATAGATAACGCTATAGGTACAGCGCTAAAGAGCAATCAACAATTTGGTGTCAATACTGCTCAGATCAAAAGTGCATCTCTAAATGTGAAGACGGCAACTGATATTCCCAAAACAGGGGTGTTTGCTGAAAACGAGGACTTACGTCCTTCCGATAACGTAGGTATTTTAAAAATTGGTTTGTCGCAAAGCATTGCCTGGCCTGGTCTATACGCTGCCCGGAAAAACTATTTCAGGGAACAACTTAAGTACGCTGAACTCAATACCGATGTCTTAAACGCCGTTGTCAAAAGAGATGTGCGAACCGCCTATTATCAGCTTTGGTATTTACAAGATAAGCAGGCGCTTTTTCAGCGTCTCGACAGTATATATACAATGCTGTTCAAAACTACAGAAGTAAGGGTAAGGACGGGAGACGTTGCGAAACTGGACCAGGTAGCGGCAGAGGCCAAGCTGCGGGAATTACAGGCTTTCCTTGAACAGAACAAGAAGGCAATGACGGTACAACAACAACAATTGATGCTGCTTTTAAATCAAAATGAGTGGTTGCTCCCGGTGGCCGAGCCGCTTAAAAAAGTAGACGTTGAATTGTTGGAAAATGCCACCGGCCACCCGGTATTAGCCTTACAGGAACAGAATGTAAATATTGCATCTTCTAATATCAAAGTTCAGCAGAACACCAATAAACCGGAGTTTACAGGTCGGTTCTTCAGCCAGCGAGTGTGGGGTGCGAAAGACCCTTTCACCGGATTTTCTGTAATGGCATCTTTTCCTTTGTTCGGAACCGGAGCCTACCGCAATAAGATCAGGGTTGCAGTTGCTGAAAAAGAAGTACAGGAGAAAGCGCTGTCTTACCAAAGTCAGTTATTTCAGACCCAAAGGGCTTCCGCAATTGCTGATATAGAAAAAAACTACACTTTGTTGAATTTCTACGAAACGTCAGGATTAAAGCATGCTGAGGAAATCATCAGTGCCGCAAGCCTGAGTTATAGAACCGGTGAAATAAGTTTTGCAGACCTGGGTCAATTTCTCAACCAGGCCATTAGCATTCGTCAGAATTATCTGGATGTTATGAATCAGTACAATCAATCTGCCATCCAATTCAATTACTTCAATAACAAATAAGATAAAATGAAAATCATAGGAAAAATATTAGTTGCAGTTATAATTGTATCTTCTTTATATAGCTGTGGTGGAAAGGCAAAGACCGGAGAAGATAGTACTGCCGAAGCAAAAAAGGTAGAGGAAGGCGAAGAAGGGCATGGAGAGGAAGAGTCCACAACCATTGCATCACTCAGCCAAGAACAGATCAAGGCAGTTGGAATAACTCTTGGGAATATCGAAAATAAAAATCTCACCGCTTCTATTAAAGCGAATGGTGCGCTTAGGGTTCCCAATAATAAAAAGGCAAATGCTACTTCGCTTTATGGAGGTGTTGTTAAAAGTCTTCGTGTTCAGTTGGGTGATTTTGTCCATAAGGGCCAAGTTATTGCCACCATCGAAAATCCGCAGTTTGTTCAGTTGCAGGAAGAATATATTACCATCGATAGCAAGATTACCCTGGCGCAGCAGGAATTAAATCGTCAGAAAGAGCTTAATCAAGGCAACGCCGGGGCTTTGAAGAACCTTCAAAGTGCTACAGCCGATATCAATGCATTATTGGCTCGTAAGGCTTCATTGCAAAAGCAGATACAGTTAATGGGTATTAATCCGACAAGTATCAACCGGGATAATCTAAGAGCTGCATTGGTAGTTACAAGTCCTGTCAGTGGTACAATAAGTAATGAGTTTGCCAAGATCGGTAGTTATGTAGATGTGTCATCCCCCGTTGTTGAAATTGTAGACAACAGTTTGCTCCATCTTGACCTTCAGGTATTTGAAAAGGATCTCCCCTACATGAAAGTGGGACAAACGGTGAATTTCACCATCACCAATAACCCCCAGGTAACATATAATGCAAAAGTATTCAATATAGGTTCATCATTTGAAAACGAAAGCAAAACGGTAGCTGTGCACTGTACAGTGGTAGGTAATAAAACCGGACTGATTGATGGCATGAACATCACAGGAATGGTGAGTGTAGAAAATGTTATGGCACCTACGGTGCCAAATGAGGCCATTGTTGAGGCGGAAGGTAAATTCTACATTTTCGTTCACACAGACAAAGAACCTGAAGCCGGTCATGAAGAAGGAGGTGATGAACACAAAGAAGGCGAAAAACACGATCATGTTGCCGAGAACCAACAAAGCGAACCTAAAATGAACTTTGAAAAGATCGAAGTAGCGAAAGGCGTTTCCGAATTGGGATATACGGTAATCACTCCTGTAACTAATATTCCAAAAGACGCAAAAATAGTTACAAAGGGAGCCTTCTTCATTAATGCCAAACTGAGCAATGCTGGAGGGCATGACGATCATTAATCCTAAAATGATGAGGTTATGAATCAATTGATAGAGTCTGTAGAAAATTACGTTTTGCTTTTTCTAAAGCAAAAACTCTCATCTGACCTTGTGTTTCATAACCTGGCTCATACCAGTGAAGTAGTTAACGCAGCTTGGGAGATCGGGCAAAACAGCGATTTGGATAAATCAGAGATGGAGATACTTATCGTTGCTGCCTGGTTTCACGACTGCGGATACGCTTATGCTTATACCGGTCATGAAGAAGAAAGTAAAAAGATAGCAAAGAGTTATCTGGAAAAATGTGGTGCCAATACTGATTTTATTTTATCAGTATTGGCTTGTATAGAAGCAACGAAATTTCCACAGCGTCCAAGGACTATGGTTGAAAAAGTATTGTGCGACGCTGACCTTTTCCATTTTACTAAAACCTCATATCCTCATTATGCAAAAGCCATCAGGAAAGAGTTTGAAGTGTTTCTTGACAAGATATATTCGGAAGAAGAATGGCAGAAAGTAAACACGTCGCTACTTATGGCTCACAACTATTGCACCGAGTATGGAAAGTCTGTCCTGAGCAGATTTAAGGACGTTAATGTTGAATTGGTGAACAAGAAAAAAATTAAAATGAAAGACGAAAATACTAACAACTTATCGGATGATGTATTTAAGAAAAAAGTTGATACCGCCTTTGATTTCGCATTTGATAAAAAAGTTGCATTGGTTTTTGATGACATGGTTAGTCGGTCGGTACCCTTCTATGGGGAGATGCAGCGAATGGTAAGTGAATTGGCAAAAAACCATGTACAGCCAAAGACAAAAGTGTATGATATAGGCTGCTCCACAGGAACCACCTTAATACAAATATCTAAACTGGTTCCTGAAAATGTAAACCTTGTAGGAATAGATGATTCCG
Above is a genomic segment from Chitinophaga pollutisoli containing:
- a CDS encoding efflux RND transporter permease subunit: MLDRIIKFSIKNKIIIGLMTLLLIIWGAWSATKLPIDAVPDITNNQVQIFTTCPTLAGQEVEQLVTFPIEQSIANVPKIEEIRSISRFGLSVITVVFEEEVDIYFARQLINERLKEAVDKIPQGIGTPEMAPVSTGLGEVYQYIIHPKKGSEKKYNAKDLRTMQDWIVARQLYGTPGIAEVNSFGGQLKQYEVAVNPDRLRAMGVSIPDIFTALEKNNQNTGGHISTKSQMPILSEV
- the cmoA gene encoding carboxy-S-adenosyl-L-methionine synthase CmoA translates to MNQLIESVENYVLLFLKQKLSSDLVFHNLAHTSEVVNAAWEIGQNSDLDKSEMEILIVAAWFHDCGYAYAYTGHEEESKKIAKSYLEKCGANTDFILSVLACIEATKFPQRPRTMVEKVLCDADLFHFTKTSYPHYAKAIRKEFEVFLDKIYSEEEWQKVNTSLLMAHNYCTEYGKSVLSRFKDVNVELVNKKKIKMKDENTNNLSDDVFKKKVDTAFDFAFDKKVALVFDDMVSRSVPFYGEMQRMVSELAKNHVQPKTKVYDIGCSTGTTLIQISKLVPENVNLVGIDDSEEMIVKCREKLNSLSLNREIELNMVDITKDVPVQDASVVTMVLVLQFVRPINRLEIVKKIYDGLTENGVFIIVEKILTEEASFNREYINYYYDFKRRNEYSELEISQKREALENVLIPYKTSENINMLKNAGFKQVEVFFRWYNFTGIIAKK
- a CDS encoding efflux RND transporter periplasmic adaptor subunit, producing MKIIGKILVAVIIVSSLYSCGGKAKTGEDSTAEAKKVEEGEEGHGEEESTTIASLSQEQIKAVGITLGNIENKNLTASIKANGALRVPNNKKANATSLYGGVVKSLRVQLGDFVHKGQVIATIENPQFVQLQEEYITIDSKITLAQQELNRQKELNQGNAGALKNLQSATADINALLARKASLQKQIQLMGINPTSINRDNLRAALVVTSPVSGTISNEFAKIGSYVDVSSPVVEIVDNSLLHLDLQVFEKDLPYMKVGQTVNFTITNNPQVTYNAKVFNIGSSFENESKTVAVHCTVVGNKTGLIDGMNITGMVSVENVMAPTVPNEAIVEAEGKFYIFVHTDKEPEAGHEEGGDEHKEGEKHDHVAENQQSEPKMNFEKIEVAKGVSELGYTVITPVTNIPKDAKIVTKGAFFINAKLSNAGGHDDH
- a CDS encoding CusA/CzcA family heavy metal efflux RND transporter, producing the protein MVTSLDDVRRIVVKNSGAVPIYINDVAEVKFGNAVRYGALTYNGEVDAVGGVVMMLKGENSNEVVKRIKEKLPTIQQSLPDDITIEPYLDRTDLVGRAISTVEKNLIEGALIVIFVLVLFLGNFRAGLIVASAIPLAMLFALGMMNVFGVSANLMSLGAIDFGLIVDGAVIVVEATMHHLGLRKSTAKLTQSEMDDEVFTSASKIRTSAAFGEIIILIVYIPILTLVGVEGKMFRPMAQTVGFAIFGALILSLTYIPMMCALFLSKKPSHKRTFSDKMMGRLQSWYQPLLQKAIRIKYVVVGVTVGIFAIAIFFFSRMGGEFIPQLQEGDYAFHCILPQGSSLNQSIETSMQASRIIKQFDEVKMVVGKTGAAEVPTDPMPPEATDLMVVLKPQDEWKSERSYTELAEAIMEKLEVIPGVFFEKNQPIQMRFNELMTGIRQDVAVKIFGENIDTLASYAQEVSEVIQSVPGATSPQVERVSGLPQINVEYDRTRIANYGLTIQDVNDVVSTAFAGKSSGQVYENERRFDLVVRLDSAHRSSIDDVNNLMIPTSTGIQIPLSQIANVEYKLGPAQISREAGKRRIVIGFNVSGRDVQSVVEDIQQQLSAKVKLPSGYYFTYGGQFENLKKASDRLMIAVPVSLLLIFMLLYFTFHSFKQATLIFTAIPMSAIGGVFALMLRGMPFSISAGIGFIALFGVAVLNGIVLIGTFNQLKKEGMNDVFQRVKEGTMTRLRPVLMTATVASLGFLPMAISTSAGAEVQKPLATVVIGGLITATFLTLFVLPLLYIIFNSKVNIKGKGGMKTTAVVVLLCLAGFSSVNAQQPQRISIDNAIGTALKSNQQFGVNTAQIKSASLNVKTATDIPKTGVFAENEDLRPSDNVGILKIGLSQSIAWPGLYAARKNYFREQLKYAELNTDVLNAVVKRDVRTAYYQLWYLQDKQALFQRLDSIYTMLFKTTEVRVRTGDVAKLDQVAAEAKLRELQAFLEQNKKAMTVQQQQLMLLLNQNEWLLPVAEPLKKVDVELLENATGHPVLALQEQNVNIASSNIKVQQNTNKPEFTGRFFSQRVWGAKDPFTGFSVMASFPLFGTGAYRNKIRVAVAEKEVQEKALSYQSQLFQTQRASAIADIEKNYTLLNFYETSGLKHAEEIISAASLSYRTGEISFADLGQFLNQAISIRQNYLDVMNQYNQSAIQFNYFNNK
- a CDS encoding DUF6660 family protein gives rise to the protein MKWIATILVIYFTALFGAPCSDAKNVCAELKSPSKDLSHNHNQDKDDNCSPFCQCTCCSVSVTSFKFNLPEFNIPLREFKAKKGSIRDCFFVSNYSGNIWQPPRFNA
- a CDS encoding tyrosine-type recombinase/integrase, with translation MAAHTLSLDFITRKDKKDANRVCIFGRITIDGPPKEFSLGEFISAEKWDPDSESVRGKNQEAKDINNYIQNVRTKVRNLFRNLSETQEHVTALQVKDAYTGKSNKGHTIDKLFERHEKKFMPELKAGTWKNFITTRKYVLNFVQHQFKQKDAHIKVLNYEFMLDLEAYIIQNPIDKSKPCKGNGLAHHLERFKGIIKWGENLGWFKQAPFSKFKVSRAKVPKVKLRPHQLKLIETKRLSDPQLDYVRDLFMFSCFTGFAFAEVSRLSMNDFEISSNGKFWCTMYRQKTIELEAVPLIDQAVALVKKYKDRPESVANGTVFPPVTNQHVNRCLKILTEIFGIGFPLRFHRARHTFGYYAIKAGVDIKIIKEIMGHTKLTTTDLYTMVDEEMAEEAMIKVQIATDKRKMLPSPGEFISNSRPSNLR
- a CDS encoding helix-turn-helix domain-containing protein, with product MKGDIDTTRNQHSNVPWITFEDLIKFKAELLKEIEELLKAQLHPAERKWLKSYEVRKMLNLSAGTLQTLRDNGTLPYTKMGGALYYDYKDIEKLLEKSKVVKQWMKDEWK